In one window of Bemisia tabaci chromosome 6, PGI_BMITA_v3 DNA:
- the LOC109036778 gene encoding uncharacterized protein, translating into MGNHNTHPDNSKRSLSRNSSSVDIQEKSQLLPIEKLAKLLANKSLTEDAIEGIGASAFKRYLFPNYPELSRRLFSFLAVNAGLPGSSHVISPNQFKLQSEKLLGILAEEEQVLMYVRMFADNSDEITPEQFRDLLFIIYKIAMDHYAEGPQSCRQTFKTIQAVVDSAFHKKNVVGVNYMTTWLLGNCPRLVILLHRYIVHILSTSYRILVEKQATDKPPELELTTPVLEKSSPLDETPQPLLPLSQVWLLTTTLPPLYTRPTLTSPSINTSFSAQNFLAKFLDFSCPSHWTILYNSSQHGLGANRFLHHTLSYRGPTLTFIRGENDLELCCGATDEWRESHVYWGREECICLQILPLFKVLDRGPKLMYLNTSIRGYPLGLRAGKDTRKPCIEVNNSFDQVMFNGVPFRLHSVEVWGCGTPQSREIQLDIKQWQLKQVEKQRQVKMSSKDWLDHPDRYLLEMAGRQNYTPS; encoded by the exons ATGGGTAATCACAACACACATCCAGATAATTCCAAACGATCTCTCTCCAGGAACAGCTCCAGCGTCGATATTCAGGAGAAGTCTCAACTCCTGCCCATTGAAAAGTTGGCCAAA cTACTGGCTAACAAAAGTCTCACGGAGGATGCTATCGAAGGAATTGGCGCAAGTGCATTTAAG AGATATCTATTTCCCAACTACCCAGAATTATCAAGACGTTTGTTCTCGTTCCTTGCGGTCAACGCAGGCTTACCTGGAAGCTCACATGTAATTAGTCCGAACCAGTTCAAACTTCAGAGTGAAAAACTCCTGGGAATTCTAGCCGAAGAAGAACAAGTATTGATGTATGTTCGG atgTTTGCTGACAACAGTGATGAGATAACACCAGAACAGTTTAGAGACTTACTGTTCATAATTTACAAAATTGCAATGGATCACTACGCTGAAGGACCGCAGTCCTGTCGTCAGACATTTAAAACAATCCAAGCTGTAGTTGATTCTGCC ttccacaaaaaaaatgttgttggCGTCAACTACATGACCACCTGGCTCCTTGGAAACTGCCCAAGATTAGTAATTTTGTTACATCGCTACATCGTCCACATTTTGTCTACTTCTTACCGTATATTAGTAGAGAAACAAGCCACTGATAAACCTCCC gaacTAGAATTAACAACACCTGTGCTTGAAAAGTCATCTCCATTAGACGAAACGCCACAACCACTCTTACCCTTGTCGCAAGTGTGGCTTTTGACAACAACTTTACCACCTCTGTACACTCGACCCACCTTGACCTCACCTTCAATAAATACTTCCTTCTCTGCTCAAAACTTCCTTGCAAAATTC TTGGATTTTTCTTGCCCATCGCACTGGACTATACTGTACAACAGTTCTCAACATGGCCTTGGTGCCAATAG GTTCCTACATCATACGTTAAGTTACCGCGGTCCCACGCTCACTTTTATTCGCGGAGAGAATGACCTAGAGCTCTGCTGTGGTGCCACTGATGAATGGAGAGAGTCACATGTTTACTGGGGCCGTGAAGAATGCATTTGCCTGCAGATTTTACCTCTTTTCAAAGTTTTGGATc GTGGTCCCAAGCTGATGTACCTGAACACATCGATCAGGGGTTATCCATTAGGTCTTAGAGCAGGTAAAGACACCCGCAAGCCTTGCATAGAAGTTAATAATTCCTTTGACCAAGTCATGTTCAACGGTGTGCCATTCAGGCTGCACAGCGTGGAAGTCTGGGGCTGCGGTACACCCCAATCAAG AGAAATTCAACTGGATATCAAACAATGGCAACTGAAGCAAGTTGAAAAGCAGCGTCAAGTCAAAATGAGCTCAAAAGATTGGCTGGATCACCCCGACAGATATCTACTTGAAATGGCTGGCAGACAAAATTACACACCCAGCTAA